In Penaeus monodon isolate SGIC_2016 chromosome 15, NSTDA_Pmon_1, whole genome shotgun sequence, a genomic segment contains:
- the LOC119582092 gene encoding rhodopsin-like has product MIFTGYLGQNCMDKYMMSSWNSPAQDTVLPTTNPYGNYTVVDTVPESMLHMVHSHWYQFPPMNPLWYGLLGFWMTVMGTLSVAGNFVVIWVFMNTKSLRTPANLLVVNLAISDFFMMVTMTPPLLVNAYWGTWVLGAFFCEIYAFFGSFFGCVSIWSMVFITADRYNVIVKGVSAEPLTSGGAMMRIAGTWLFTLAWCLPPFFGWNRYVPEGNMLACGTDYLTETELSRSYLYVYSVWVYLFPLAYIIYSYTFIVKAVAAHEKGMREQAKRKWGSNPEGVRKPERAPFLKCRFVQRGSQEM; this is encoded by the exons ATGATATTCACTGGATATTTGGGTCAaa ATTGCATGGACAAATATATG ATGTCGTCGTGGAATAGTCCAGCCCAGGACACTGTCCTTCCTACCACTAACCCTTATGGGAATTATACAGTGGTAGACACAGTGCCAGAAAGTATGCTCCATATGGTACATTCTCACTGGTATCAATTCCCTCCCATGAATCCTCTCTGGTATGGTCTTCTCGGCTTCTGGATGACTGTCATGGGAACACTGTCTGTAGCTGGTAACTTTGTTGTCATCTGGGTATTCATGAATACCAAGAGTCTGCGAACACCTGCCAACCTCTTAGTTGTCAACTTAGCCATCTCCGATTTTTTCATGATGGTCACCATGACTCCTCCTCTTCTGGTCAACGCTTATTGGGGAACGTGGGTTCTCGGAGCATTCTTCTGTGAGATCTATGCCTTCTTCGGTTCTTTCTTCGGCTGTGTGTCCATCTGGTCCATGGTCTTCATCACTGCTGACCGATACAACGTCATCGTCAAGGGAGTATCTGCTGAACCTCTCACATCTGGTGGAGCCATGATGAGGATTGCTGGCACTTGGCTTTTCACTCTTGCCTGgtgccttcctcctttcttcggaTGGAACCGATATGTACCTGAAGGTAACATGCTTGCATGTGGTACTGATTACCTGACGGAGACTGAACTCTCCAGGAGTTATCTGTACGTCTACTCTGTGTGGGTATATCTCTTCCCTCTTGCCTATATCATCTACAGCTACACTTTCATCGTTAAGGCTGTTGCTGCTCAcgagaagggaatgcgagaacaAGCCAAGAGAAAATGGGGGTCAAACCCCGAAGGGGTGAGGAAACCAGAAAGGGCCCCCTTTCTGAAATGCCGTTTTGTGCAAAGGGGCTCTCAGGAAATGTGa
- the LOC119581649 gene encoding rhodopsin-like: MSSWNSPVQDTVLPTTNPYGNYTVVDTVPESMLHMVHSHWYQFPPMNPLWYGLLGFWMTVMGTFSVAGNFVVIWVFMNTKSLRTPANLLVVNLAISDFFMMVTMTPPLLVNAYWGTWVLGAFFCEIYAFFGSFFGCVSIWSMVFITADRYNVIVKGVSAEPLTSGGAMLRIAGTWLFTLAWCLPPFFGWNRYVPEGNMLACGTDYLTETELSRSYLYVYSVWVYLFPLAYIIYSYTFIVKAVAAHEKGMREQAKKMGVKSLRSEEAQKTSAECRLCKVALMTVTLWFVAWTPYFIINWGGMFNKPIVTPLFSIWGSVFAKANAVYNPIVYAISHPKYRAALEKKLPCLACATEGRDGGSEAGSTATAQSTEKTESA, from the coding sequence ATGTCGTCGTGGAACAGTCCAGTCCAGGACACTGTCCTACCAACCACAAATCCTTATGGGAATTATACAGTGGTAGATACAGTACCAGAAAGTATGCTCCATATGGTACACTCTCACTGGTATCAGTTCCCTCCCATGAATCCTCTCTGGTATGGTCTTCTCGGCTTCTGGATGACTGTCATGGGAACATTTTCTGTAGCTGGTAACTTCGTAGTCATCTGGGTATTCATGAATACCAAGAGTCTGCGAACACCTGCCAACTTGTTAGTCGTCAACTTGGCCATCTCCGACTTCTTTATGATGGTCACCATGACTCCTCCTCTTCTGGTCAATGCTTATTGGGGAACGTGGGTTCTCGGAGCATTCTTCTGTGAGATCTATGCCTTCTTCGGTTCTTTCTTCGGCTGTGTGTCCATCTGGTCCATGGTCTTCATCACTGCTGACCGATACAACGTCATCGTCAAGGGAGTATCTGCTGAACCTCTCACATCTGGTGGAGCCATGTTGAGGATTGCTGGCACTTGGCTTTTCACTCTTGCCTGgtgccttcctcctttcttcggaTGGAACCGATATGTACCTGAGGGTAACATGCTTGCATGTGGTACTGACTACCTGACGGAGACTGAACTCTCCAGGAGCTATCTGTACGTCTACTCTGTATGGGTATATCTCTTCCCTCTTGCCTACATCATCTATAGCTACACTTTCATCGTTAAGGCTGTTGCTGCTCAcgagaagggaatgcgagaacaAGCCAAGAAGATGGGAGTCAAGTCCTTGAGGAGTGAGGAAGCTCAGAAGACCTCTGCTGAGTGCCGTCTGTGCAAGGTTGCTCTCATGACCGTGACTCTGTGGTTCGTGGCATGGACCCCCTACTTCATCATCAACTGGGGAGGTATGTTCAACAAACCCATTGtcactcctcttttctccatctgggGCTCCGTCTTCGCCAAGGCCAACGCCGTCTACAACCCCATCGTGTACGCCATCAGCCACCCCAAGTACCGAGCTGCCCTTGAGAAGAAGCTGCCTTGCCTTGCTTGTGCTACAGAGGGCCGAGATGGAGGTTCTGAAGCTGGATCCACTGCCACTGCTCAGAGCACTGAAAAGACCGAGTCAGCCTAA
- the LOC119581650 gene encoding rhodopsin-like, with the protein MSSWNSPVQDTVLPSTNPYGNYTVVDTVPESMLHMVHSHWYQFPPMNPLWYGLLGFWMTVMGTLSVAGNFVVIWVFMNTKSLRTPANLLVVNLAISDFFMMVTMTPPLLVNAYWGTWVLGAFFCEIYAFFGSFFGCVSIWSMVFITADRYNVIVKGVSAEPLTSGGAMMRIAGTWLFTLAWCLPPFFGWNRYVPEGNMLACGTDYLTETELSRSYLYVYSVWVYLFPLAYIIYSYTFIVKAVAAHEKGMREQAKKMGVKSLRSEEAQKTSAECRLCKVALMTVTLWFVAWTPYFIINWGGMFNKPIVTPLFSIWGSVFAKANAVYNPIVYAISHPKYRAALEKKLPCLACATEGRDGSDTESTATAQSTEKTESA; encoded by the coding sequence ATGTCGTCGTGGAACAGTCCAGTCCAGGACACTGTCCTACCATCCACCAATCCTTATGGCAACTATACAGTGGTAGACACTGTGCCAGAAAGTATGCTCCATATGGTACATTCTCACTGGTATCAGTTCCCTCCCATGAATCCTCTCTGGTATGGTCTTCTCGGCTTCTGGATGACTGTCATGGGAACATTATCTGTAGCTGGTAACTTTGTTGTCATCTGGGTATTCATGAATACCAAGAGTTTGCGAACACCTGCCAATCTGTTAGTTGTCAACTTGGCCATCTCCGATTTCTTCATGATGGTCACCATGACTCCTCCTCTCCTGGTCAACGCTTATTGGGGAACATGGGTTCTCGGAGCATTCTTCTGTGAGATCTATGCCTTCTTCGGTTCTTTCTTCGGCTGCGTGTCCATCTGGTCCATGGTCTTCATCACTGCTGACCGATACAATGTCATCGTCAAGGGAGTATCTGCTGAACCTCTCACATCTGGTGGTGCTATGATGAGGATTGCTGGCACTTGGCTCTTCACTCTTGCCTggtgccttcctcccttcttcggaTGGAACCGTTATGTGCCTGAGGGTAACATGCTTGCCTGTGGTACTGACTACTTGACGGAGACTGAACTCTCCAGGAGCTATCTGTACGTCTACTCTGTATGGGtatatcttttccctcttgcCTACATCATCTACAGCTACACTTTCATCGTTAAGGCTGTTGCTGCTCAcgagaagggaatgcgagaacaAGCCAAGAAGATGGGAGTCAAGTCCTTGAGGAGTGAGGAAGCTCAGAAGACCTCTGCTGAGTGCCGTCTGTGCAAGGTTGCTCTCATGACCGTTACCTTGTGGTTTGTGGCATGGACCCCCTACTTCATCATCAACTGGGGAGGTATGTTCAACAAACCCATtgtcactcctctcttctccatctgggGCTCTGTCTTCGCCAAGGCCAATGCCGTCTACAACCCCATCGTGTACGCCATCAGCCACCCCAAGTACCGTGCTGCCCTTGAGAAGAAGCTGCCTTGCCTTGCTTGTGCTACAGAGGGCCGAGATGGTTCTGACACTGAATCCACTGCCACTGCTCAGAGCACTGAAAAGACCGAGTCAGCCTAA
- the LOC119581651 gene encoding rhodopsin-like — protein sequence MSSWNSPTQDTVLPSTNPYGNYTVVDTVPEGLLHMVHSHWYQFPPMNPLWYGLLGFWMVIMGSLSLAGNFVVIWVFMTTKALRSPANLLVVNLAISDFFMMLTMTPPLLVNAYWGTWILGAFFCEIYAFFGSFFGCVSIWSMVFITADRYNVIVKGVSAEPLTSGGAMMRIAGTWGFTLAWCLPPFFGWNRYVPEGNMLACGTDYLTETELSRSYLYIYSVWVYLFPLAYIIYSYTFIVKAVAAHEKGMREQAKKMGVKSLRSEEAQKTSAECRLCKVALMTVTLWFVAWTPYFIINWGGMFNRSMVTPLFSIWGSVFAKANAVYNPIVYAISHPKYRAALEKKLPCLACNTEGRGDGASDAGSTATAQTNEKTESA from the coding sequence ATGTCATCGTGGAACAGCCCAACCCAGGACACTGTCCTTCCATCCACCAATCCTTATGGCAACTATACAGTGGTAGATACAGTGCCAGAAGGCCTGCTTCATATGGTACACTCTCACTGGTATCAGTTCCCTCCCATGAATCCTCTCTGGTATGGACTTCTCGGCTTTTGGATGGTAATTATGGGATCGTTATCCCTGGCAGGCAACTTTGTTGTCATCTGGGTATTCATGACAACAAAAGCCCTACGATCACCTGCCAATCTTTTGGTCGTCAACTTGGCCATCTCCGACTTCTTCATGATGCTTACCATGACTCCTCCTCTTCTGGTCAATGCTTATTGGGGAACATGGATTCTCGGAGCATTCTTCTGTGAGATCTATGCCTTCTTCGGTTCTTTCTTCGGTTGCGTGTCCATCTGGTCCATGGTCTTCATCACTGCTGACCGATACAATGTCATCGTCAAGGGAGTATCTGCTGAACCTCTCACATCTGGTGGTGCTATGATGAGGATTGCTGGCACTTGGGGTTTCACTCTTGCTTggtgccttcctcccttcttcggaTGGAACCGTTATGTGCCTGAAGGGAATATGCTTGCCTGTGGTACTGACTACCTGACGGAGACTGAACTCTCTAGAAGTTATCTGTACATCTATTCAGTATGGGtatatcttttccctcttgcATACATCATCTACAGCTACACTTTCATCGTTAAGGCTGTTGCTGCTCAcgagaagggaatgcgagaacaAGCCAAGAAGATGGGAGTCAAGTCTTTGAGAAGCGAGGAAGCCCAAAAGACCTCAGCTGAGTGCCGACTGTGCAAGGTTGCTCTCATGACCGTCACCCTGTGGTTCGTGGCATGGACCCCTTACTTCATCATCAACTGGGGAGGAATGTTCAACAGGTCCATGGTTACTCCTTTGTTCTCCATCTGGGGCTCCGTCTTCGCCAAGGCCAACGCCGTCTATAACCCCATCGTGTACGCCATCAGTCACCCCAAGTACCGAGCTGCCCTTGAGAAGAAGCTACCTTGCCTTGCCTGTAACACTGAGGGTAGAGGTGATGGTGCCTCTGATGCTGGATCCACTGCCACTGCCCAGACCAATGAGAAGACTGAGTCTgcctaa
- the LOC119581652 gene encoding rhodopsin-like: MWVVAGYISQESIHRFPVSCRNSSRSVSHRSSSSLKFLRVEGRSFIVKMSWNQPPQDTVLPSTNPYGNYTVVDTVPESMLHMVHSHWYQFPPMNPLWYGLLGFWMVIMGSLSLAGNFVVIWVFMTTKALRSPANLLVVNLAISDFFMMLTMTPPLLVNAYWGTWILGGFFCEIYGFLGSFFGCVSIWSMVFITADRYNVIVKGVSAEPLTSGGAMLRIAGTWGFTLAWCLPPFFGWNRYVPEGNMLACGTDYLTETELSRSYLYIYSVWVYLFPLAYIIYSYTFIVKAVAAHEKGMREQAKKMGVKSLRSEEAQKTSAECRLCKVALMTVTLWFVAWTPYFIINWGGMFNRPMVTPLFSIWGSVFAKANAVYNPIVYAISHPKYRAALEKKLPCLACNTEGKDGGGSDAGSTATAQSTEKAESA; encoded by the exons ATGTGGGTTGTAGCCGGCTATATAAGCCAAGAATCCATCCACAGGTTCCCAGTTTCTTGCAGGAACTCAAGCAGGAGTGTCTCGCACCGAAGTAGTTCTTCACTGAAATTTCTTCGGGTCGAGGGAAGATCTTTCATCGTAAAG ATGTCTTGGAACCAACCACCTCAGGACACTGTCCTTCCATCCACCAATCCTTATGGGAACTATACAGTGGTAGACACAGTGCCAGAAAGTATGCTCCATATGGTACATTCTCACTGGTATCAGTTCCCTCCCATGAATCCCCTCTGGTATGGACTACTCGGTTTTTGGATGGTGATTATGGGCTCGCTATCCCTGGCTGGTAACTTCGTAGTCATCTGGGTATTCATGACAACAAAAGCCCTACGATCACCTGCCAATCTTTTGGTCGTCAACTTGGCCATCTCCGACTTCTTCATGATGCTTACCATGACTCCTCCTCTTCTGGTCAATGCTTATTGGGGAACATGGATTCTCGGCGGATTCTTCTGTGAGATCTACGGTTTCCTTGGTTCCTTCTTCGGCTGCGTGTCCATCTGGTCCATGGTCTTCATCACTGCTGACCGATACAACGTCATCGTCAAGGGAGTATCTGCTGAACCTCTCACTTCTGGTGGAGCCATGTTGAGGATTGCTGGCACTTGGGGTTTCACTCTTGCCTggtgccttcctcccttctttggaTGGAACCGTTATGTACCTGAGGGTAACATGCTTGCATGTGGTACTGACTACCTGACGGAAACTGAACTCTCTAGGAGTTATCTGTACATCTACTCAGTGTGGGtatatcttttccctcttgcATATATCATCTACAGTTATACCTTCATTGTTAAGGCTGTTGCTGCCCAcgagaagggaatgcgagaacaAGCCAAGAAGATGGGAGTAAAGTCCCTGAGAAGCGAGGAAGCCCAAAAGACCTCAGCTGAATGCCGTCTGTGCAAGGTTGCCCTCATGACCGTCACCCTGTGGTTCGTGGCATGGACCCCTTACTTCATCATCAACTGGGGAGGAATGTTCAACAGGCCCATGGTCAcacctcttttctccatctgggGTTCCGTCTTCGCCAAGGCCAACGCCGTCTATAACCCCATCGTGTACGCCATCAGTCATCCTAAGTACCGAGCTGCCCTTGAGAAGAAACTACCTTGCCTTGCCTGTAACACTGAGGGCAAAGACGGTGGTGGCTCTGATGCTGGATCCACTGCCACTGCCCAGAGCACAGAGAAGGCTGAGTCTGCCTAA
- the LOC119581657 gene encoding rhodopsin-like, producing MSWNQPPQDTVLPSTNPYGNYTVVDTVPESMLHMVHSHWYQFPPMNPLWYGLLGLWMTIMGSLSLAGNFVVIWVFMNTKSLRSPANLLVVNLAISDFFMMLTMTPPLLVNAYWGTWILGGFFCEIYGFLGSFFGCVSIWSMVFITADRYNVIVKGVSAEPLTSGGAMMRIAGTWLFTLAWCLPPFFGWNRYVPEGNMLACGTDYLTETELSRSYLYIYSVWVYLFPLAYIIYSYTFIVKAVAAHEKGMREQAKKMGVKSLRSEEAQKTSAECRLCKVALMTVTLWFVAWTPYFIINWGGMFNRPMVTPLFSIWGSVFAKANAVYNPIVYAISHPKYRAALEKKLPCLACNTEGRDDGGSDVASTATAQNTEKAESA from the coding sequence ATGTCTTGGAACCAACCACCTCAGGACACTGTCCTTCCATCCACCAACCCTTATGGGAACTATACAGTGGTAGACACAGTGCCAGAAAGTATGCTCCATATGGTACATTCTCACTGGTATCAGTTCCCTCCCATGAATCCTCTCTGGTATGGCCTCCTGGGATTATGGATGACTATCATGGGATCTCTTTCCCTGGCTGGTAATTTTGTTGTTATCTGGGTATTCATGAATACCAAATCCCTACGATCACCAGCCAATCTTTTGGTCGTCAACTTGGCCATCTCCGACTTCTTCATGATGCTTACCATGACTCCTCCTCTCCTGGTCAATGCTTATTGGGGAACATGGATTCTTGGCGGATTCTTCTGTGAGATCTACGGTTTCCTCGGTTCCTTCTTCGGCTGCGTGTCTATCTGGTCTATGGTCTTCATCACTGCTGACCGATACAACGTAATCGTCAAGGGAGTATCTGCTGAACCTCTCACATCTGGGGGTGCTATGATGCGGATTGCTGGTACTTGGCTTTTCACTCTTGCTTggtgccttcctcccttcttcggaTGGAACCGTTATGTACCTGAGGGTAACATGCTTGCATGTGGCACTGACTACCTGACGGAAACTGAACTCTCTAGGAGTTATCTGTACATCTACTCAGTGTGGGtatatcttttccctcttgcATATATCATCTACAGTTACACTTTCATTGTTAAGGCTGTTGCTGCCCAcgagaagggaatgcgagaacaAGCCAAGAAGATGGGAGTAAAGTCTCTGAGAAGCGAGGAAGCCCAAAAGACCTCAGCTGAATGCCGTCTGTGCAAGGTTGCTCTCATGACCGTCACCCTGTGGTTCGTGGCATGGACCCCATACTTCATCATCAACTGGGGAGGAATGTTCAACAGGCCCATGGTTAcacctcttttctccatctgggGATCTGTCTTCGCCAAGGCCAACGCCGTTTACAACCCTATCGTATACGCCATCAGTCATCCTAAGTACCGAGCTGCCCTTGAGAAGAAACTACCTTGCCTTGCCTGTAACACTGAAGGTAGAGACGATGGTGGCTCTGATGTTGCATCCACTGCCACTGCTCAGAACACTGAGAAGGCTGAGTCTGCCTAA
- the LOC119581654 gene encoding rhodopsin-like → MSWNQPPQDTVLPSTNPYGNYTVVDTVPESMLHMVHSHWYQFPPMNPLWYGLLGLWMTIMGSLSLAGNFVVIWVFMNTKALRSPANLLVVNLAISDFFMMLTMTPPLLVNAYWGTWILGGFFCEIYGFLGSFFGCVSIWSMVFITADRYNVIVKGVSAEPLTSGGAMMRIAGSWLFTLAWCLPPFFGWNRYVPEGNMLACGTDYLTETELSRSYLYIYSVWVYLFPLAYIIYSYTFIVKAVAAHEKGMREQAKKMGVKSLRSEEAQKTSAECRLCKVALMTVTLWFVAWTPYFIINWGGMFNRSMVTPLFSIWGSVFAKANAVYNPIVYAISHPKYRAALEKKLPCLACNTEGRDGGGSDVGSTATAQSTEKAESA, encoded by the coding sequence ATGTCTTGGAACCAACCACCTCAGGACACTGTCCTTCCATCCACCAATCCTTATGGGAACTATACAGTGGTAGACACGGTGCCAGAAAGTATGCTCCATATGGTACATTCTCACTGGTATCAGTTCCCTCCCATGAATCCCCTCTGGTATGGCCTCCTGGGATTATGGATGACTATCATGGGATCTCTTTCCCTGGCTGGTAACTTTGTTGTTATCTGGGTATTCATGAATACCAAGGCTCTACGATCACCAGCCAATCTTTTGGTCGTCAACCTAGCCATCTCCGACTTCTTCATGATGCTCACCATGACTCCTCCTCTCCTGGTCAACGCTTATTGGGGAACATGGATTCTCGGCGGATTCTTCTGTGAGATTTACGGTTTCCTTGGTTCCTTCTTCGGCTGCGTGTCCATCTGGTCTATGGTCTTCATCACTGCTGACCGATACAACGTCATCGTCAAGGGAGTATCTGCTGAACCTCTCACATCTGGTGGTGCCATGATGCGGATTGCCGGTTCTTGGCTTTTCACTCTTGCTTggtgccttcctcccttcttcggaTGGAACCGATATGTACCTGAGGGTAACATGCTTGCCTGTGGTACTGACTACCTGACAGAAACTGAACTCTCTAGGAGTTATCTGTACATCTACTCAGTGTGGGtatatcttttccctcttgcATACATCATCTACAGTTATACCTTCATCGTTAAGGCTGTTGCTGCTCAcgagaagggaatgcgagaacaAGCCAAGAAGATGGGAGTAAAGTCTCTGAGAAGCGAGGAAGCTCAAAAGACCTCAGCTGAGTGCCGTCTGTGCAAGGTTGCTCTCATGACCGTCACCCTGTGGTTCGTGGCATGGACCCCTTACTTCATCATCAACTGGGGAGGCATGTTCAACAGGTCCATGGTtactcctcttttctccatctgggGTTCTGTCTTCGCCAAGGCCAACGCCGTCTACAACCCCATCGTGTACGCCATCAGTCATCCTAAGTACCGAGCTGCCCTTGAGAAGAAGCTACCTTGCCTTGCCTGTAACACTGAAGGTAGAGACGGTGGTGGCTCTGATGTTGGATCCACTGCCACTGCACAGAGTACTGAGAAGGCTGAGTCTGCCTAA
- the LOC119581653 gene encoding rhodopsin-like, with protein MSWNQPPQDTVLPSTNPYGNYTVVDTVPESMLHMVHSHWYQFPPMNPLWYGLLGLWMTIMGSLSLAGNFVVIWVFMNTKALRSPANLLVVNLAISDFFMMLTMTPPLLVNAYWGTWILGGFFCEIYGFLGSFFGCVSIWSMVFITADRYNVIVKGVSAEPLTSGGAMMRIAGTWLFTLAWCLPPFFGWNRYVPEGNMLACGTDYLTETELSRSYLYIYSVWVYLFPLAYIIYSYTFIVKAVAAHEKGMREQAKKMGVKSLRSEEAQKTSAECRLCKVALMTVTLWFVAWTPYFIINWGGMFNRSMVTPLFSIWGSVFAKANAVYNPIVYAISHPKYRAALEKKLPCLACNTEGRDGGGSDAVSTATAQSTEKAESA; from the coding sequence ATGTCTTGGAACCAACCACCTCAGGACACTGTCCTTCCATCCACCAATCCTTATGGGAACTATACAGTGGTAGACACGGTGCCAGAAAGTATGCTCCATATGGTACATTCCCACTGGTATCAGTTCCCTCCCATGAATCCCCTTTGGTATGGCCTCCTGGGATTATGGATGACTATCATGGGATCTCTTTCCCTGGCTGGTAACTTTGTTGTTATCTGGGTGTTCATGAATACCAAGGCTCTACGATCACCAGCCAATCTTTTGGTCGTCAACTTGGCCATCTCCGACTTCTTCATGATGCTTACCATGACTCCTCCTCTTCTGGTCAACGCTTATTGGGGAACATGGATTCTCGGCGGATTCTTCTGTGAGATCTACGGTTTCCTCGGTTCTTTCTTCGGCTGCGTGTCCATCTGGTCTATGGTCTTCATCACTGCTGACCGATACAACGTTATCGTCAAGGGAGTATCTGCTGAACCTCTCACATCTGGTGGTGCCATGATGCGGATTGCTGGTACTTGGCTCTTCACTCTTGCTTggtgccttcctcccttctttggaTGGAACCGTTATGTACCTGAGGGTAACATGCTTGCCTGTGGTACTGACTACCTGACAGAAACTGAACTCTCTAGgagttatctgtatatctactcaGTATGGGtatatcttttccctcttgcGTACATCATCTACAGTTATACCTTCATCGTTAAGGCTGTTGCTGCCCACGAAAAGGGAATGCGAGAACAAGCCAAGAAGATGGGAGTAAAGTCCCTGAGAAGCGAGGAAGCCCAAAAGACCTCAGCTGAATGCCGTCTGTGCAAGGTTGCTCTCATGACCGTCACCCTGTGGTTCGTGGCATGGACCCCATACTTCATCATCAACTGGGGAGGAATGTTCAATAGGTCCATGGTtactcctcttttctccatctgggGTTCTGTCTTCGCCAAGGCCAACGCCGTCTACAACCCTATCGTGTACGCCATCAGTCATCCTAAGTACCGAGCTGCCCTTGAGAAGAAGCTACCTTGCCTTGCCTGTAACACTGAGGGTAGAGACGGTGGTGGCTCTGATGCTGTATCCACTGCCACTGCACAGAGTACTGAGAAGGCTGAGTCTGCCTAA
- the LOC119581658 gene encoding rhodopsin-like → MSWNQPPQDTVLPSTNPYGNYTVVDTVPESMLHMVHSHWYQFPPMNPLWYGLLGLWMTIMGSLSLAGNFVVIWVFMNTKALRSPANLLVVNLAISDFFMMLTMTPPLLVNAYWGTWILGGFFCEIYGFLGSFFGCVSIWSMVFITADRYNVIVKGVSAEPLTSGGAMMRIAGTWLFTLAWCLPPFFGWNRYVPEGNMLACGTDYLTETELSRSYLYIYSVWVYLFPLAYIIYSYTFIVKAVAAHEKGMREQAKKMGVKSLRSEEAQKTSAECRLCKVALMTVTLWFVAWTPYFIINWGGMFNRSMVTPLFSIWGSVFAKANAVYNPIVYAISHPKYRAALEKKLPCLACNTEGRDGGGSDAVSTATAQSTEKAESA, encoded by the coding sequence ATGTCTTGGAACCAACCACCTCAGGACACTGTCCTTCCATCCACCAATCCTTATGGCAACTATACAGTGGTAGACACGGTGCCAGAAAGTATGCTCCATATGGTACATTCCCACTGGTATCAGTTCCCTCCCATGAATCCCCTCTGGTATGGCCTCCTGGGATTATGGATGACTATCATGGGATCTCTTTCCCTGGCTGGTAACTTTGTTGTTATCTGGGTATTCATGAATACCAAGGCTCTACGATCACCAGCCAATCTTTTGGTCGTCAACTTGGCCATCTCCGACTTCTTCATGATGCTTACCATGACTCCTCCGCTTCTGGTCAACGCTTATTGGGGAACATGGATTCTTGGCGGATTCTTCTGTGAGATCTACGGTTTCCTCGGTTCTTTCTTCGGCTGCGTGTCTATTTGGTCTATGGTCTTCATCACTGCTGACCGATACAACGTTATCGTCAAGGGAGTATCTGCTGAACCTCTCACATCTGGTGGAGCCATGATGCGGATTGCTGGTACTTGGCTTTTCACTCTTGCTTGgtgccttcctcctttcttcggaTGGAACCGATATGTACCTGAGGGTAACATGCTTGCCTGTGGTACTGACTACCTGACGGAAACTGAACTCTCTAGGAGTTATCTGTACATCTACTCAGTATGGGtatatcttttccctcttgcGTACATCATCTACAGTTACACTTTCATCGTTAAGGCTGTTGCTGCTCAcgagaagggaatgcgagaacaAGCCAAGAAGATGGGAGTAAAGTCCCTGAGAAGCGAAGAAGCCCAAAAGACCTCAGCTGAATGCCGTCTGTGCAAGGTTGCTCTCATGACCGTCACCCTGTGGTTCGTGGCATGGACCCCATACTTCATCATCAACTGGGGAGGAATGTTCAATAGGTCCATGGTtactcctcttttctccatctgggGTTCTGTCTTCGCCAAGGCCAATGCCGTCTACAACCCTATCGTGTACGCCATCAGTCATCCTAAGTACCGAGCTGCCCTTGAGAAGAAGCTACCTTGCCTTGCCTGTAACACTGAGGGTAGAGACGGTGGTGGCTCTGATGCTGTATCCACTGCCACTGCACAGAGTACTGAGAAGGCTGAGTCTGCCTAA